One genomic window of Arvicola amphibius chromosome 4, mArvAmp1.2, whole genome shotgun sequence includes the following:
- the Rfng gene encoding beta-1,3-N-acetylglucosaminyltransferase radical fringe has protein sequence MNRVRGLLCRACLALAAVLAVLLLLPLPLPLPRAPAPDPARIPTPGLSLEVSRLQPDDVFIAVKTTRKNHSPRLRLLLRTWISRAPRQTFIFTDGEDPELQLLAGGRLINTNCSAVRTRQALCCKMSVEYDKFIESGRKWFCHVDDDNYVNPESLLHLLSTFSSNQDVYLGRPSLDHPIEATERVQGGGASNTVKFWFATGGAGFCLSRGLALKMSPWASLGSFMSTAERVRLPDDCTVGYIVEGLLGARLRHSPLFHSHLENLQRLPSDAVLQQVTLSYGGPENPRNVVNVAGGFSIQQDPTRFQSVHCLLYPDTHWCPVKNRG, from the exons ATGAACCGTGTGCGGGGTCTGCTGTGCCGGGCCTGCCTCGCGCTGGCCGCGGTCCTGGccgtgttgctgctgctgccgctgccactGCCGCTGCCCCGCGCGCCCGCACCGGACCCCGCCCGGATCCCAACTCCCGGTCTGTCTCTCGAGGTCTCCCGCCTGCAGCCCGACGATGTCTTCATCGCAGTCAAGACCACTCGGAAGAACCACAGCCCGCGCCTGCGGCTGCTGCTGCGCACCTGGATCTCACGAGCCCCGCGGCAG ACGTTCATCTTCACCGATGGAGAGGACCCTGAGCTCCAGCTGCTGGCAG GCGGCCGCTTGATCAACACCAATTGCTCGGCCGTGCGCACACGCCAAGCGCTGTGCTGTAAAATGTCGGTGGAATACGATAAGTTCATAGAATCCGGACGGAA ATGGTTCTGCCACGTGGATGATGACAACTACGTGAACCCTGAAAGCCTGCTGCACCtgctttccaccttctcttccaaCCAGGACGTCTACCTGGGGCGACCTAGTCTGGACCACCCCATCGAGGCCACCGAGAGAGTCCAGGGTGGTGGCGCC tCAAACACAGTGAAGTTCTGGTTTGCTACTGGTGGGGCTGGGTTCTGCCTGAGCAGAGGCCTTGCTCTCAAAATGAGTCCTTGGGCCAG CCTAGGCAGCTTCATGAGCACCGCCGAGCGGGTACGGCTCCCTGACGACTGCACGGTAGGCTACATTGTGGAAGGGCTTCTAGGTGCCCGTCTGCGCCACAGCCCCCTCTTCCACTCCCACCTGGAGAACCTGCAGAGACTGCCGTCCGATGCCGTTCTGCAGCAG GTCACCCTGAGCTATGGGGGTCCTGAGAACCCACGTAATGTGGTGAACGTAGCCGGAGGTTTCAGTATACAACAGGATCCTACACG GTTCCAGTCTGTGCACTGCCTTCTCTACCCAGACACCCACTGGTGCCCTGTGAAGAACAGGGGGTGA